One part of the Truepera radiovictrix DSM 17093 genome encodes these proteins:
- the cimA gene encoding citramalate synthase: MTAVEIYDTTLRDGTQGTGFSLTSEDKVAIARRLDAFGVDVIEGGWPGSNPKDARFFELMRGVALTRARLAAFGSTRRKGVRPEEDANLQALLAADTPVVTIFGKSWTLHVREALAVSLEENLAMIRDSVAFLRAQGREVFYDAEHFFDGYRADAAYALATLEAACEAGASRLVLCDTNGGSLPEWVHERTAEVCARFAVPVGIHPHNDAELAVANALAALRSGARQVQGTIGGYGERCGNLNLVSLLPTLKLKLGFAQPQDLSGLRELARYVDERANMPPNVRAPYVGDAAFAHKGGVHVSAVAKNPETYEHIPPEAVGNRRQVLLSDLSGRANVLAKSAPGDGAPEAAAAILARLKELEHRGYAFEGAEASFHLMSLKVRGRYRPYFTLHGYRVTLDKRDGDAEPLCEASVRVEVAGQLEHTAAAGHGPVNALDRALGKALGRFYPSLAQLRLTDYKVRVLSGAETGTASVVRVQVETTDGADTWGTVGASSDIIDASYSALIDAIEYKLHKDAVTPQADLEGRAAGVSAEVVA; encoded by the coding sequence ATGACGGCCGTTGAAATCTACGACACCACCCTCCGCGACGGCACCCAGGGCACCGGTTTCAGCCTCACCTCCGAGGACAAGGTCGCCATCGCCAGGCGCTTAGACGCCTTCGGGGTCGACGTCATCGAGGGGGGCTGGCCGGGGTCGAACCCCAAAGACGCGCGCTTTTTCGAGCTGATGCGGGGGGTCGCGCTAACGCGCGCGCGCCTCGCGGCCTTCGGCTCGACGCGGCGCAAGGGGGTGCGGCCCGAGGAGGACGCCAACTTGCAGGCGCTGCTGGCGGCTGACACGCCGGTCGTGACCATCTTCGGCAAGTCCTGGACGCTGCACGTCCGCGAGGCGCTCGCGGTCAGCCTAGAGGAGAACCTCGCCATGATCCGCGACTCGGTGGCGTTTTTGCGCGCGCAGGGCCGCGAGGTCTTCTACGACGCCGAGCACTTTTTCGACGGTTACCGCGCGGACGCCGCCTACGCGCTCGCGACCCTCGAGGCCGCCTGCGAAGCGGGCGCCTCGCGGCTCGTGCTCTGCGACACCAACGGCGGTTCGCTCCCCGAGTGGGTGCACGAGCGCACCGCCGAGGTGTGCGCGCGCTTCGCGGTTCCCGTGGGTATCCACCCCCACAACGACGCCGAGTTGGCGGTCGCGAACGCGCTCGCGGCGCTGCGCTCGGGGGCGCGGCAGGTGCAGGGGACCATCGGCGGGTACGGCGAGCGCTGCGGTAACCTCAACCTGGTGAGCCTCTTGCCGACCCTTAAACTCAAGCTCGGCTTTGCGCAGCCGCAAGACCTGTCGGGTCTGCGCGAGCTCGCCCGCTACGTCGACGAGCGCGCCAACATGCCCCCCAACGTGCGCGCGCCGTACGTCGGCGACGCGGCCTTTGCCCACAAAGGGGGGGTGCACGTCTCGGCGGTCGCCAAAAACCCCGAGACCTACGAGCACATCCCGCCGGAAGCGGTCGGCAACCGCCGTCAGGTGCTCCTCTCGGATCTCTCGGGGCGGGCGAACGTGCTCGCCAAGTCGGCCCCCGGCGACGGGGCGCCGGAGGCGGCGGCGGCGATCCTCGCGCGGCTTAAGGAGCTCGAGCACCGCGGCTACGCCTTCGAGGGGGCCGAGGCGTCGTTTCACCTCATGAGCCTCAAGGTGCGCGGGCGCTACCGGCCCTACTTTACGCTCCACGGCTACCGCGTGACCCTGGACAAACGCGACGGCGACGCCGAACCCCTGTGCGAGGCGAGCGTGCGCGTCGAGGTCGCGGGGCAGCTCGAGCACACCGCCGCAGCCGGCCACGGTCCCGTGAACGCCCTCGACCGCGCGCTCGGCAAGGCGCTGGGACGCTTTTATCCGAGCTTGGCGCAGCTTAGGCTCACCGACTACAAGGTGCGCGTCCTCTCGGGCGCGGAGACGGGCACGGCGAGCGTGGTGCGGGTGCAGGTCGAGACCACCGACGGCGCCGACACCTGGGGGACGGTGGGCGCCAGCAGCGATATCATCGACGCGTCGTACAGCGCGCTCATCGACGCTATCGAGTACAAGCTCCACAAAGACGCCGTGACCCCGCAAGCGGACCTCGAGGGGCGCGCGGCGGGCGTGTCGGCTGAGGTCGTCGCGTGA
- the gltB gene encoding glutamate synthase large subunit: protein MKQPRSNLSTLAWPHERDACGVGFVADLRGRPSRAVLQHALTALNNLSHRGAVSADGLTGDGAGVLTQLPHKLFRRDLDAWGVSLGERDLAVGVFFVDNAAPVERMYRLADEVIRASRLRLLGWRDVPINDDALGEEARSRRPVLRHVLLGRPEGLGDDAFERLLYLTRKRLERRLTEANLGRFYIPSFSHRTISYKGLMVAPQLAHFYRDLADPDFETAIAVFHQRYSTNTMPRWSLAQPFRFLAHNGEINTLQGNVNLMRAREGVLSSRVWGDAAKELLPIIQPGGSDSAALDNAFELLTLSGRDPMHALMMLVPEAFEERAEMDAELRAFYAYHATLMEPWDGPAALALTDGRFAVAALDRNGLRPQRYWLSKGGLVVVGSEAGMVPLDETEIIEKGRLAPGSMLAVDTLSGRLLRNEEIKALVARKQPYGRWLDAHLVRPPEVAPDELALRAWDEAALRRTQKAFGYHQEDYDRILEPMAAGETPVGSMGDDTPLAVLSEQPQGLFRYFKQRFAQVTNPPIDPLRERLVMSLETVLGPRGPLLEEEERSARVVVFPSPVIDEGQMAWLRAQSWLRPHLLRARFAVAAGPEGLEGAVEALCEEAVAAVRGGAGLLLLSDREIGPDWIPVPMLLLVSAVHHRLIEAGLRTRTALVCESGEAREDHHVACLIGYGAALVHPYLAFASARDAGARAKTPIPAAEASANYRYALEAGLLKIMSKMGISAVSSYRGAQIFEALGVAQEVVDRYFTGTPSRIGGADLAVFATDALAFHAEAFGEDPALKDRGIYRFRKAGEYHALNPLVFKALHKAVRTESFEAYNDYARLVDERPPCNLRDLLSYKKASTPLPLDEVEPVDAIVTRFTTQAMSHGSVSRETHEVLAVAMNRLGAKSNSGEGGEDAVRFKPYERDMPELSHAPWHPKAGDWANSAIKQVASGRFGVTPAYLASARELEIKMAQGSKPGEGGQIPGHKVTAEIARIRRSVPGVTLISPPPHHDIYSIEDLAQLIYDLKRVNKEARVGVKLVATAGVGTVAAGVAKGYADNIQISGYDGGTGASPLSSIKHAGVPWELGLAEAQQVLIENDLRGRVTLRVDGGMKTGRDVVMGALLGAEEYGFGTSALVAAGCTMQRACHLNTCSVGVATQREDLRKKFPGQPEHVVNFFVYVAQQVRMILAEMGFRSLDEIIGRVDLLEPREVALPKAAHLDLGAILRDPDPSGTRARRAQRRRNDRPEDTPPLDEIVYQEAAGVIQNPRPYRRRYAITNRERSVGARLSGEVARVHGEAGLPPGTVQLHFTGVAGQAFGVFNGAGVQLTLEGEAQDYVGKGMAGGEIVVKPPAESRLTPHDNTIIGNTVLYGATGGALYASGRAGERLAVRNSGARVVVEGCGDHGCEYMTGGVVVVLGRTGRNFGAGMSGGVAYVYDPDGAFEGRYNPGMVALERLGPGLDDELLRALVSRHAALTGSPRATELLSAWEEARGRFWKVVPKAEAADVNGVAAGALEALVQEAQVGSVAL from the coding sequence ATGAAGCAACCTAGGTCCAACCTCTCCACCCTCGCTTGGCCGCACGAACGCGACGCCTGCGGAGTGGGGTTTGTCGCCGACCTGCGGGGGCGCCCCTCACGCGCGGTGTTGCAGCACGCTTTGACGGCTTTAAACAACCTCTCGCACCGCGGTGCGGTGAGCGCCGACGGGCTCACCGGCGACGGCGCCGGGGTACTGACGCAGCTCCCGCACAAGCTTTTCCGGCGCGACCTGGACGCTTGGGGGGTGTCGCTCGGCGAGCGCGACCTCGCGGTCGGGGTGTTTTTCGTCGATAACGCCGCCCCCGTCGAGCGGATGTATAGGCTCGCCGACGAGGTCATCCGCGCCTCTAGGCTGCGGCTGTTGGGTTGGCGCGACGTGCCCATCAACGATGACGCTTTGGGCGAGGAGGCGCGCAGCCGCCGTCCCGTCCTCCGGCACGTGCTCTTGGGGCGCCCCGAGGGGTTAGGGGACGACGCCTTCGAGCGCCTTTTGTACCTGACCCGCAAGCGCCTCGAGCGCCGCTTGACGGAGGCGAACCTAGGCCGCTTCTACATCCCCTCGTTCTCGCACCGCACGATCTCGTACAAGGGCCTCATGGTCGCGCCGCAGCTCGCGCACTTTTACCGCGACCTGGCCGACCCCGACTTTGAAACGGCGATCGCCGTGTTTCACCAGCGCTACAGCACCAACACCATGCCGCGGTGGTCGCTCGCGCAGCCCTTTCGCTTTCTGGCGCATAACGGCGAGATCAACACGCTTCAGGGCAACGTCAACCTCATGCGAGCGCGCGAGGGGGTGCTCTCGAGCCGCGTCTGGGGGGACGCCGCAAAGGAGCTGTTGCCGATCATCCAACCCGGCGGTAGCGATTCGGCCGCGCTCGACAACGCCTTTGAGCTGCTGACCCTCTCCGGCCGCGACCCCATGCACGCGCTTATGATGCTCGTTCCCGAGGCCTTCGAGGAGCGCGCCGAGATGGACGCGGAGCTGCGCGCCTTTTACGCGTACCACGCGACGCTGATGGAGCCGTGGGACGGCCCCGCCGCGCTGGCCTTGACCGACGGTCGCTTTGCGGTCGCTGCACTCGACCGCAACGGGCTGCGCCCGCAGCGCTACTGGCTCTCGAAGGGCGGGCTCGTCGTCGTCGGCTCCGAAGCGGGGATGGTACCCCTGGACGAGACTGAGATCATCGAGAAGGGCCGCCTCGCCCCGGGGAGCATGCTGGCGGTCGACACCTTATCGGGGCGCCTCTTGCGCAACGAGGAGATCAAGGCGCTCGTGGCGCGCAAACAACCCTACGGGCGCTGGCTGGACGCGCACCTCGTGCGCCCGCCCGAAGTGGCCCCGGACGAGCTCGCGCTCCGCGCGTGGGACGAGGCCGCGCTGCGCCGCACCCAAAAAGCCTTCGGTTACCATCAAGAGGACTACGACCGCATCTTGGAGCCGATGGCGGCGGGCGAGACGCCGGTCGGCTCGATGGGTGACGACACCCCCCTGGCGGTCTTGTCCGAGCAGCCGCAGGGGCTCTTTCGCTACTTCAAGCAGCGCTTCGCGCAGGTCACGAACCCGCCCATCGACCCGCTGCGCGAGCGCCTGGTGATGTCGCTCGAGACCGTGTTGGGGCCGCGCGGGCCACTCCTTGAAGAGGAGGAGCGCTCCGCGCGGGTGGTCGTCTTCCCGTCGCCGGTCATCGACGAGGGGCAGATGGCGTGGCTACGGGCGCAGAGCTGGCTGAGGCCGCACCTGCTGCGCGCGCGCTTCGCCGTCGCTGCGGGGCCGGAGGGGCTAGAGGGGGCGGTCGAGGCGCTCTGCGAGGAGGCGGTCGCGGCCGTTCGCGGCGGCGCCGGGCTCCTGCTCCTCTCCGACCGCGAGATCGGCCCCGACTGGATCCCCGTGCCGATGCTGCTCCTGGTGAGCGCCGTGCACCACCGCCTCATCGAGGCGGGCTTGCGAACCCGCACGGCTTTGGTCTGCGAGTCGGGTGAGGCGCGCGAAGATCACCACGTCGCCTGTTTGATCGGTTACGGGGCGGCGCTGGTGCACCCCTACTTGGCGTTCGCCTCCGCGCGCGACGCCGGTGCCCGCGCCAAGACGCCGATTCCGGCCGCCGAGGCGAGCGCCAACTACCGCTACGCGCTCGAGGCTGGTCTACTCAAGATCATGTCCAAGATGGGCATCTCGGCGGTCTCGAGCTACCGCGGCGCGCAGATCTTTGAAGCCCTCGGGGTCGCTCAGGAGGTCGTCGACCGCTACTTTACGGGGACGCCCAGCCGCATCGGTGGCGCCGACCTCGCGGTCTTCGCGACCGACGCGCTCGCCTTTCACGCCGAAGCTTTCGGCGAGGACCCGGCGCTTAAAGACCGCGGCATCTACCGCTTCCGCAAGGCGGGCGAGTACCACGCGCTCAACCCCTTGGTCTTTAAGGCGCTCCACAAAGCGGTGCGCACGGAGAGCTTCGAGGCGTATAACGACTACGCGCGGCTCGTCGACGAGCGCCCGCCGTGCAACCTGCGCGACCTGCTGAGCTACAAAAAAGCCAGCACCCCCCTCCCCTTGGACGAGGTCGAACCGGTCGACGCCATCGTCACGCGCTTTACCACCCAGGCCATGAGTCACGGTTCGGTCTCGCGCGAGACGCACGAGGTGCTCGCCGTGGCGATGAACCGCTTGGGCGCCAAGAGCAACTCGGGCGAGGGCGGCGAGGACGCGGTGCGCTTTAAACCCTACGAGCGCGACATGCCCGAGCTCTCGCACGCCCCCTGGCACCCCAAAGCGGGCGACTGGGCGAACAGCGCCATCAAGCAGGTCGCTTCGGGCCGCTTCGGCGTCACCCCGGCGTACCTAGCTTCAGCCCGCGAGTTGGAGATCAAGATGGCGCAGGGCTCCAAACCCGGCGAAGGCGGGCAGATCCCGGGGCACAAGGTCACCGCGGAGATCGCCCGCATCCGCCGCTCGGTCCCCGGCGTCACCTTGATCTCGCCGCCGCCACACCACGACATCTACTCCATCGAGGACTTAGCCCAGCTCATCTACGACCTCAAACGGGTGAACAAGGAGGCGCGCGTCGGCGTCAAGCTCGTCGCGACCGCGGGCGTCGGCACGGTCGCTGCTGGCGTCGCCAAGGGCTACGCCGACAACATCCAGATCTCGGGCTACGACGGCGGTACGGGCGCTTCACCGCTCTCGTCGATCAAGCACGCTGGGGTGCCGTGGGAGCTCGGGCTCGCCGAGGCGCAGCAGGTGCTGATCGAGAACGACCTGCGCGGGCGCGTGACGCTGCGGGTCGACGGGGGGATGAAGACGGGCCGCGACGTGGTTATGGGGGCGCTTCTAGGCGCCGAGGAGTACGGCTTCGGCACCTCCGCGCTGGTGGCAGCGGGGTGCACGATGCAGCGGGCCTGTCACCTCAACACCTGTTCGGTCGGGGTCGCCACGCAGCGCGAGGACTTGCGCAAAAAGTTCCCCGGTCAACCCGAACACGTGGTTAACTTTTTCGTCTACGTCGCCCAGCAGGTGCGCATGATCCTCGCCGAGATGGGCTTTCGGAGCCTCGACGAGATCATCGGCCGGGTCGACCTGCTCGAGCCGCGCGAGGTGGCGCTACCCAAAGCCGCGCACCTCGACCTAGGCGCCATCTTGCGCGACCCCGACCCGAGCGGTACGCGCGCGCGCCGCGCCCAGCGCCGCCGCAACGACCGCCCCGAGGACACCCCGCCCCTAGACGAGATCGTCTACCAAGAGGCGGCGGGGGTGATTCAGAACCCGCGGCCCTACCGCAGACGCTACGCCATTACCAACCGTGAGCGCTCGGTCGGGGCGCGCCTCTCCGGCGAAGTCGCCCGCGTCCACGGCGAAGCGGGGTTGCCGCCGGGGACCGTGCAGCTCCACTTCACGGGGGTCGCCGGCCAAGCGTTCGGCGTCTTTAACGGGGCGGGGGTGCAGCTCACGCTCGAGGGCGAAGCCCAAGACTACGTCGGTAAGGGCATGGCCGGCGGCGAGATCGTCGTCAAACCGCCCGCCGAGTCGCGGCTGACGCCGCACGACAACACCATCATCGGTAACACCGTGCTCTACGGGGCTACGGGTGGTGCGCTCTACGCCTCCGGGCGGGCGGGCGAGCGCCTCGCGGTGCGCAACTCCGGCGCCCGCGTGGTGGTCGAGGGGTGCGGCGACCACGGTTGCGAGTACATGACGGGCGGGGTGGTGGTGGTCTTGGGCCGCACCGGGCGTAACTTCGGCGCGGGGATGTCCGGCGGGGTGGCCTATGTCTACGACCCTGACGGCGCCTTCGAGGGGCGCTACAACCCCGGTATGGTCGCCTTGGAGCGCTTGGGGCCCGGTTTGGACGACGAGCTGCTGCGCGCGCTCGTATCGCGGCACGCAGCCCTTACCGGCAGCCCACGGGCGACCGAGCTCCTAAGCGCGTGGGAGGAGGCGCGGGGCCGCTTCTGGAAGGTCGTGCCCAAGGCCGAAGCTGCCGACGTGAACGGGGTGGCGGCGGGGGCGCTCGAGGCGCTAGTGCAAGAGGCGCAGGTCGGGAGCGTGGCACTCTAG
- a CDS encoding alpha-ketoacid dehydrogenase subunit beta, which translates to MVQAINQALEQALENDERVLLFGEDVGKMGGVFRASDGLQGRFGEARVFDTPLAESGIVGFAVGIALAGFRPVAEVQFAGFLYPALDQILSHVGRYRHRTRGRYSLPLVVRAPYGGGVHTPEQHADSPEGLLAHTPGVKVVIPSNPERAKGLLLAAVADPDPVFFLEAIKLYRSVRAAVPTSPYTHPLGKARVVREGGAATLLCYGGMVEVCEKAAEVAQAEGVALEVLDLETLVPLDTEAVLASVRKTGRAVVVYEAMRTGGFGAEVAARIAEEAIDSLQAPVLRVAGWDSPYPPFSSIEHHYRPNAKRVLEAVETLLRF; encoded by the coding sequence ATGGTGCAGGCGATCAACCAGGCGCTCGAGCAGGCTTTAGAAAATGACGAGCGCGTCCTGCTCTTCGGCGAAGACGTCGGCAAGATGGGCGGGGTGTTTCGCGCCTCCGACGGGCTGCAGGGGCGTTTCGGCGAGGCGCGGGTGTTCGACACACCGCTCGCCGAGTCGGGCATCGTGGGGTTTGCCGTCGGGATCGCCCTAGCGGGGTTTCGGCCGGTCGCCGAGGTGCAGTTCGCGGGCTTTCTCTACCCAGCCTTGGACCAGATCCTCTCGCACGTCGGGCGCTACCGCCACCGCACGCGCGGGCGCTACAGCCTGCCGCTGGTGGTCCGCGCCCCCTACGGCGGCGGCGTCCACACCCCCGAGCAGCACGCCGACTCCCCCGAGGGGCTGCTGGCGCACACGCCCGGCGTAAAGGTGGTCATCCCGTCGAACCCGGAGCGCGCCAAGGGGCTCCTGCTCGCGGCCGTGGCCGACCCCGACCCGGTCTTTTTCTTGGAGGCGATCAAGCTCTACCGCTCGGTGCGCGCCGCCGTCCCGACGTCCCCCTACACCCACCCGCTCGGCAAGGCTCGAGTGGTGCGCGAGGGGGGCGCCGCGACGCTGCTGTGCTACGGCGGCATGGTCGAGGTGTGCGAAAAAGCGGCCGAGGTCGCGCAGGCCGAGGGGGTAGCGCTCGAGGTGCTCGACCTCGAGACCCTGGTCCCCTTGGACACCGAAGCGGTGCTCGCGTCGGTTCGCAAAACGGGGCGCGCGGTGGTCGTCTACGAAGCCATGCGCACGGGTGGTTTCGGCGCGGAGGTCGCCGCCAGGATCGCCGAGGAGGCCATCGACAGCCTCCAGGCGCCCGTGCTGCGCGTTGCCGGTTGGGATTCACCCTACCCGCCCTTTTCGTCCATCGAACATCACTACCGGCCGAACGCCAAGCGGGTCTTAGAAGCGGTGGAAACGCTTCTAAGATTTTAA
- the pdhA gene encoding pyruvate dehydrogenase (acetyl-transferring) E1 component subunit alpha: METLAYLSDEGIPKGNLPFDDDDLVRGYRALRRARFWDERASVLQRQGKLGVYPPYRGQEAAQVGTMLAFEPSDWLVPSYRESAAALTHGLPLATLILYWRAHPAGWRFPEGVNILPFYVPIATQLPQAVGLAHALRLRGAQNGSQPIVATFVGDGGTSEGDFHEALNFASVFEAPAVFIVQNNGWAISVPTTRQMKTKRVAARAAGYEMPGVTVDGNDLLAVWKVAQEAVARAREGGGPTLIEAMTYRVAPHTTSDDPSRYRTEEEAASWIGRDPVKRMRTALAHLTLWDDAQEEALLEELRAELEAAVREADDAPTPAPEEIVEHVFETMTPDQLRAWEVLRERA; the protein is encoded by the coding sequence GTGGAGACGCTTGCTTACCTGAGCGACGAGGGGATCCCCAAGGGCAACCTACCTTTTGACGACGACGATCTCGTGCGCGGCTACCGCGCGCTGCGCCGCGCCCGCTTCTGGGACGAGCGCGCGAGCGTCCTGCAGCGCCAGGGCAAACTGGGCGTGTACCCGCCCTATAGGGGACAGGAGGCCGCGCAGGTCGGCACCATGCTGGCCTTTGAGCCCTCCGACTGGTTGGTGCCCTCCTACCGCGAGAGCGCCGCCGCGCTGACGCACGGCCTCCCTCTGGCGACCCTGATCCTCTACTGGCGCGCGCACCCCGCCGGGTGGCGTTTCCCGGAGGGCGTGAACATCCTGCCGTTCTACGTCCCCATCGCCACGCAGCTGCCGCAAGCGGTCGGCTTGGCTCACGCGCTGCGCCTTCGGGGGGCGCAAAACGGGTCGCAACCCATCGTCGCAACCTTTGTCGGCGACGGGGGCACCAGCGAGGGCGACTTTCACGAGGCGCTCAACTTCGCCTCCGTTTTCGAGGCGCCGGCGGTCTTTATCGTGCAGAACAACGGCTGGGCCATCTCGGTGCCGACGACGCGGCAGATGAAAACCAAGCGCGTCGCCGCGCGCGCCGCCGGTTACGAGATGCCCGGCGTGACGGTCGACGGCAACGACCTGCTTGCGGTGTGGAAGGTCGCCCAAGAGGCGGTGGCGCGGGCGCGGGAAGGGGGCGGGCCTACCTTGATCGAAGCGATGACCTACCGCGTGGCGCCGCACACCACCTCGGACGACCCGAGCCGCTACCGCACCGAGGAGGAGGCGGCCTCCTGGATCGGCCGCGACCCCGTCAAACGGATGCGCACGGCGCTCGCCCACCTTACGCTGTGGGACGACGCGCAGGAGGAGGCGCTTTTAGAGGAGCTTAGAGCGGAGCTGGAGGCGGCCGTCCGCGAGGCCGACGACGCCCCCACCCCCGCCCCCGAGGAGATCGTCGAACACGTCTTCGAGACCATGACCCCCGACCAACTGCGGGCCTGGGAGGTGCTGCGTGAGCGCGCTTAA
- a CDS encoding zinc-dependent alcohol dehydrogenase family protein: MKAALMHAFREPLRVTDVPDPEPPAGGVVIRVGACGVCRSDWHAWMGHDPTIRLPHVPGHELAGTVAALGAGVTHWRVGERVTVPFCCGCGRCQTCRAGYPHVCDAEYQPGFTGWGAFAEYVALPYAEVNLVRLPDALGFVEAASLGCRFMTAFHALTAQGRVQPGEWVAVHGCGGVGLSAVMIAAALGARVVAVDLDDAKLERARALGAEHVLRSAHPVGAILELTQGGAHVSLDALGSAATLRNSVRCLRKKGRHVQVGLLLGESRPTALPMGEVIAKELELRGSHGMPAHAYPQMLRMIAEGTLAPQRLVGKTLTLEEAGAELAAMGRFAPRGVSVIVL, translated from the coding sequence GTGAAAGCCGCCCTCATGCACGCCTTTCGCGAACCGCTACGGGTGACCGACGTCCCCGACCCGGAGCCGCCGGCTGGGGGCGTCGTGATCCGCGTGGGCGCCTGTGGCGTCTGCCGCAGCGACTGGCACGCCTGGATGGGGCACGACCCCACCATCCGGTTGCCGCACGTGCCGGGGCACGAGCTCGCGGGTACGGTCGCGGCGCTCGGTGCGGGCGTCACGCATTGGCGCGTGGGGGAGCGCGTGACGGTGCCCTTCTGCTGCGGCTGTGGGCGCTGCCAGACCTGCAGGGCGGGGTACCCGCACGTGTGCGACGCCGAGTACCAACCGGGGTTTACGGGGTGGGGGGCGTTCGCTGAGTACGTCGCACTGCCCTACGCCGAGGTCAACCTCGTGCGCCTGCCCGACGCTCTGGGGTTCGTCGAGGCCGCCAGCCTCGGTTGCCGCTTTATGACGGCGTTTCACGCGCTCACCGCCCAGGGGCGCGTGCAACCAGGCGAGTGGGTGGCGGTGCACGGCTGCGGCGGGGTGGGGCTCTCGGCGGTGATGATCGCCGCGGCGCTCGGTGCCCGGGTCGTGGCGGTCGACCTGGACGACGCCAAGCTCGAGCGTGCCCGCGCGCTCGGTGCCGAGCACGTCCTCAGGAGCGCGCACCCCGTCGGGGCGATTCTCGAGCTCACCCAAGGGGGCGCGCACGTCTCGCTCGACGCTCTGGGCAGCGCCGCGACGCTGCGCAACTCGGTGCGCTGCCTGCGCAAAAAGGGGCGACACGTGCAGGTGGGGTTGCTGCTCGGCGAAAGCCGGCCCACCGCGCTGCCGATGGGTGAGGTTATCGCCAAAGAGCTCGAGCTGAGGGGCAGCCACGGCATGCCCGCGCACGCCTATCCGCAGATGCTACGGATGATCGCCGAGGGCACCCTGGCGCCGCAGAGGCTCGTCGGTAAGACGCTCACGTTAGAGGAGGCCGGCGCGGAGCTCGCCGCGATGGGCCGCTTTGCGCCGCGCGGGGTGAGCGTGATCGTGTTATAG
- a CDS encoding GIY-YIG nuclease family protein, producing MPIAARWRRLEALPPPRGRDAMPGVYELADEAKRVIYIGQSAKDVPNRIRQHLAGRSGAPCIAERAAYWRYRYARVPQAEEAALLAAFKERFGALPLCNRAAPLQRGALRRYYERTRGS from the coding sequence GTGCCGATCGCCGCGCGTTGGCGCCGCCTAGAGGCGCTCCCACCCCCCCGCGGCCGCGACGCCATGCCGGGCGTCTACGAGCTCGCCGACGAGGCCAAACGCGTGATCTACATCGGTCAGTCGGCCAAGGACGTCCCCAACCGCATCCGCCAGCACCTCGCGGGCCGCTCCGGCGCGCCCTGCATCGCCGAGCGGGCCGCCTACTGGCGCTACCGCTACGCGCGCGTCCCCCAAGCCGAGGAGGCGGCGCTGCTCGCGGCCTTTAAGGAGCGTTTCGGCGCGCTGCCGCTCTGCAACCGCGCGGCGCCCCTGCAGCGGGGCGCCCTGCGGCGCTACTACGAGCGCACCCGCGGCAGCTAA
- the era gene encoding GTPase Era, translating to MSDPSEITSPPLDAPAPQSSAEVPTYSGFVAILGKPNVGKSTLLNTFLGVKVAPITPKPQTTRRGVRGVYTDRQASEVRQLVFVDTPGFHRAKDALGEFMNREVRAAVVDVDVILWVVDLRRPPSDEDKEVARLLRGLDPSTRVYLVGNKLDAAKYPDEALELYGELVPNVSRTYRLSALEDPEAVYALRAELLGELAEGPLFFPEDIRSDQSRETWAAEIIRESAMTHLRQELPYAVAVQVLQWRDPEGDEPLYLMAELWVERANHRMIVLGKGGSMIREIGRSARKQLEVFLGHRVFLELEVVVRRAWREDPEALRELGFEG from the coding sequence ATGTCTGACCCCTCAGAGATCACCTCACCGCCCCTCGACGCCCCCGCACCACAGAGCAGCGCGGAGGTCCCGACCTACTCCGGCTTCGTCGCCATCCTAGGCAAACCGAACGTCGGCAAGTCGACGCTGTTAAACACCTTTCTAGGCGTCAAGGTCGCCCCCATCACCCCGAAGCCGCAGACCACGCGCCGCGGCGTGCGCGGCGTCTACACCGACCGGCAGGCGTCGGAGGTGCGCCAACTCGTCTTCGTCGACACCCCGGGGTTTCACCGCGCGAAAGACGCTCTGGGCGAGTTTATGAACCGCGAGGTGCGCGCGGCGGTCGTCGACGTCGACGTCATCCTCTGGGTCGTCGACCTGCGCCGCCCACCCAGCGACGAGGACAAGGAGGTCGCGCGGCTGCTGCGCGGCCTCGACCCCAGCACGCGCGTCTACCTGGTCGGCAACAAGCTCGACGCCGCCAAGTACCCCGACGAGGCCCTGGAGCTCTACGGGGAGCTGGTACCGAACGTGAGCCGCACCTACCGCCTAAGCGCCCTCGAGGACCCGGAGGCGGTCTACGCTTTGCGCGCGGAGCTCCTCGGTGAGCTCGCTGAAGGTCCCCTCTTCTTCCCCGAAGACATCCGCAGCGACCAGTCGCGCGAGACGTGGGCCGCCGAGATCATCCGCGAGAGCGCCATGACCCACCTGCGGCAGGAGCTGCCCTACGCGGTCGCCGTGCAGGTGCTGCAGTGGCGCGACCCCGAGGGGGACGAACCCCTTTACCTCATGGCCGAGCTGTGGGTTGAGCGCGCGAACCACCGCATGATCGTCCTCGGCAAGGGGGGGAGCATGATCCGCGAGATCGGTCGCAGCGCCCGCAAACAGCTCGAGGTCTTTTTGGGGCACCGCGTCTTTTTAGAGCTCGAGGTCGTCGTGCGCCGCGCCTGGCGCGAGGACCCCGAGGCGCTGCGCGAGCTCGGTTTCGAGGGCTGA